The following proteins come from a genomic window of Ktedonobacterales bacterium:
- a CDS encoding ABC transporter ATP-binding protein codes for MKTWHVFWRLVRFSPWSYLLTFLLQFPRQLIWLAPGLVLQQVFDRLSGAPAGSGSAGLDAGFWRLLALFVAVAIGRIAAVTGTVVTQRFPMNSSATLLRKNLFARLLQRPGALPLPAAPGDLANRLHEDIYGEYASAGIAWTLAQIIAMVGLGTMAVVALVIMARINLLVTLAAVLPLLLISVGVHLAGRRVEGFRRASREATGGVSAALGEMFGAAQAIQIAGAARRVVAHLTSLSATRRRAALRENLFSALCLNLFSASAANIGVGLVLLLAGQALRAGSFTVGDFALFVSYLPLISLSVEELAVTLGMYQQAKVAHERLLPLLDGAAPSALVEYGPIYQRGPLPTLPPILKTATDRLERLDVTDLTYRHPASGRGIEGIALRVKRGQMVVITGRVGAGKTTLLRALLGLLPKERGDIRWNGALVSDPARFFTPPRCAYTAQTPTLFSDTLRNNILLGLPEQPGDLDAALRLAALERDVETFDQGLETLIGPSGVRLSGGQAQRTAAARMFARTPELLVFDDLSSALDVETEQTLWERLFAAAIPPAGQQSAESVQARTCLVVSHRHAVLRRADSIMVLKDGQIEAEGCLDDLLARCEEMQRLWVGDL; via the coding sequence GTGAAGACCTGGCACGTGTTCTGGCGATTGGTGCGCTTCTCGCCCTGGTCCTATTTGCTCACCTTCCTCTTGCAGTTTCCTCGCCAGTTGATCTGGCTGGCCCCTGGTCTGGTGCTGCAACAGGTCTTTGATCGGCTGAGCGGTGCGCCTGCTGGCAGCGGCAGTGCCGGGCTTGATGCGGGCTTCTGGCGCCTGCTCGCGCTCTTTGTCGCCGTGGCGATTGGGCGCATCGCCGCCGTAACAGGTACGGTAGTGACCCAACGCTTCCCCATGAACAGCAGCGCCACGCTGCTCAGAAAAAACCTCTTCGCGCGCCTCCTCCAGCGCCCCGGCGCGCTCCCGCTGCCCGCCGCTCCTGGCGATCTGGCGAATCGGCTCCACGAAGATATTTATGGTGAATATGCCAGCGCGGGCATCGCCTGGACGCTGGCTCAGATCATCGCTATGGTCGGGCTGGGAACGATGGCAGTAGTCGCACTGGTCATCATGGCCCGCATCAACCTGCTCGTCACGCTCGCGGCGGTCTTGCCGCTGCTGCTCATCAGCGTGGGCGTCCATCTGGCCGGGCGGCGCGTCGAAGGCTTTCGCCGAGCCAGCCGCGAAGCAACAGGCGGTGTCAGCGCCGCGCTGGGCGAGATGTTTGGCGCGGCGCAGGCCATCCAGATCGCCGGGGCCGCGCGCCGCGTCGTCGCCCATCTGACCAGCCTGAGTGCGACAAGGCGCAGGGCCGCGCTGCGCGAAAACCTGTTCAGCGCGCTCTGCCTGAACCTCTTCAGCGCCAGCGCCGCCAATATTGGCGTGGGCCTGGTCTTGCTGCTGGCGGGCCAGGCGCTGCGCGCGGGCAGCTTCACTGTCGGCGATTTTGCCCTGTTCGTCTCCTATCTTCCCCTCATCTCGCTGAGCGTCGAAGAACTCGCGGTGACGCTTGGCATGTATCAGCAGGCAAAAGTGGCTCACGAGCGGCTGCTGCCGCTGCTGGACGGCGCAGCGCCTTCGGCCCTGGTCGAGTATGGGCCAATCTATCAGCGCGGCCCGCTGCCCACTTTGCCGCCCATCCTCAAAACAGCGACAGACCGGCTGGAGCGGCTGGACGTGACCGATTTAACCTATCGCCATCCCGCCAGCGGGCGCGGCATCGAGGGCATAGCCCTGCGGGTCAAGCGCGGGCAGATGGTCGTCATCACCGGGCGCGTCGGCGCGGGCAAAACGACACTGTTGCGCGCCCTGCTGGGTCTGCTGCCCAAAGAGCGCGGCGACATCCGCTGGAACGGCGCGCTGGTGAGCGATCCAGCCCGCTTTTTTACGCCGCCGCGCTGCGCCTATACCGCGCAGACGCCGACGCTCTTCAGCGACACGCTGCGCAACAATATCCTGCTCGGCCTGCCGGAGCAGCCGGGCGATCTGGATGCCGCGCTGCGCCTGGCCGCGCTGGAGCGCGACGTGGAGACGTTCGATCAGGGTCTGGAAACGCTCATTGGCCCCAGCGGCGTCAGGCTCTCCGGCGGCCAGGCGCAGCGCACCGCCGCCGCCCGTATGTTTGCGCGAACGCCGGAACTGCTGGTCTTCGACGACCTCTCCAGCGCGCTGGACGTGGAGACTGAGCAGACCCTCTGGGAGCGCCTGTTCGCCGCAGCCATCCCGCCAGCGGGCCAGCAGAGCGCCGAATCAGTCCAGGCCCGAACCTGCCTGGTGGTCTCCCACCGGCACGCGGTCTTGCGCCGCGCCGACTCTATTATGGTCCTCAAGGACGGCCAGATCGAGGCTGAAGGGTGCTTAGATGATCTGCTGGCCCGCTGCGAAGAGATGCAGCGCCTGTGGGTGGGCGATCTGTGA
- a CDS encoding ABC transporter ATP-binding protein encodes MTTPGPQASLPSKAINWRQHLDLLVTYLRPQWPEVLLMTILLLASIGLELVGPQVLRAFIDSARSGGSLATLSGAALLFLSAMLGAQLISGLAGYFSEDVGWTATNRLRSDLALHCLTLDLSFHQNHTPGELMERVDGDVATLAEVFSQVVINVLGRGALLAGVLVLVAREDARIGLALAVYGALLIPILRRVQRLAIPVYKAARQVTAEMSGFWGEHLGGLEDLVSSGAAAYALRRYFALQRRLHRALVRTQLFFALSVSASMLLTTLGTALTLALSAFLFFQHSMTLGTVFLLYSYTALLTSNVLEINVQADSLQRARAGLERIAELSRTPLRLQDGPGVSFPEGPLALAFQDVSFRYAPDQPVLTRVSFQLAPGQVLGLLGHTGSGKTTITRLLFRFYDPDSGAVLLSGQNIRLARLADLRRRIGMVTQDVQVFQGTVRDNLTFFDASIPDARLIQAIETLGLGEWFARLPRGLDTTSGPDGGFSAGEAQLLAFCRVLLQDPQVIILDEASSRLDPATERLIAQATASLLANRTGLIIAHRLATVERVDRILILETGRVVEEGPRAALAADPGTRYARLLRTADREELLA; translated from the coding sequence ATGACCACACCCGGCCCACAGGCCAGCCTGCCCTCGAAAGCCATCAACTGGCGGCAGCACCTCGATCTGCTGGTCACGTATCTGCGCCCGCAGTGGCCTGAAGTCTTGCTGATGACAATCTTACTCCTCGCCAGCATTGGCCTGGAGCTAGTTGGCCCGCAAGTCCTGCGCGCCTTCATTGATAGCGCCCGCAGCGGCGGCAGCCTGGCGACACTGAGCGGCGCGGCTTTGCTTTTTCTCAGCGCAATGCTCGGCGCGCAGCTAATCTCCGGCCTCGCGGGCTATTTCAGCGAAGATGTCGGCTGGACAGCCACCAACCGCCTGCGCTCCGATCTGGCCTTGCACTGCCTGACGCTCGACCTCAGTTTTCACCAGAACCACACGCCCGGCGAACTCATGGAGCGCGTAGATGGCGATGTTGCCACGCTCGCGGAGGTCTTTTCGCAAGTGGTCATCAACGTGCTGGGGAGAGGCGCGCTGCTGGCGGGCGTCCTGGTTCTGGTGGCGCGGGAAGACGCGCGCATCGGTCTGGCGCTGGCGGTCTATGGCGCGCTACTCATACCCATCTTGCGCCGGGTCCAGCGTCTGGCGATTCCGGTCTACAAGGCGGCGCGCCAGGTGACGGCTGAAATGAGCGGCTTCTGGGGCGAACATCTCGGCGGGCTGGAAGACCTCGTTTCCAGCGGCGCTGCCGCCTACGCGCTGCGCCGTTACTTCGCCCTCCAGCGCCGCCTACATCGCGCGCTGGTGCGCACCCAATTGTTCTTCGCCCTTTCAGTCAGCGCGAGCATGCTGCTCACCACGCTTGGCACAGCATTGACGCTGGCGCTGAGCGCCTTCCTATTCTTCCAGCACTCAATGACGCTTGGTACCGTCTTTTTGCTCTACAGCTACACCGCTCTGCTGACCAGCAATGTGCTGGAAATCAACGTCCAGGCAGATTCGCTGCAACGGGCAAGGGCCGGGCTGGAGCGCATCGCGGAACTCTCTCGCACACCACTCCGCCTGCAAGACGGGCCAGGCGTCAGTTTCCCTGAAGGACCGCTGGCGCTGGCGTTTCAGGATGTCTCGTTTCGCTACGCTCCCGATCAGCCGGTACTCACGCGGGTCTCATTTCAGCTTGCGCCAGGGCAGGTCTTGGGGCTGCTGGGGCACACCGGCAGCGGCAAAACGACGATCACGCGCCTGCTCTTTCGCTTTTACGATCCCGACAGCGGCGCTGTCTTGCTGAGTGGGCAGAATATTCGCCTGGCGCGCCTGGCCGATCTGCGGCGGCGCATCGGCATGGTCACCCAGGACGTGCAGGTGTTCCAGGGAACGGTGCGCGATAACCTGACCTTTTTCGACGCCAGCATCCCCGATGCCCGGCTGATACAGGCTATCGAAACGTTGGGGCTGGGCGAATGGTTCGCCCGGCTGCCGCGTGGGCTGGATACCACGTCTGGCCCCGATGGCGGCTTTTCGGCGGGCGAAGCCCAACTTCTGGCCTTCTGCCGCGTCTTGCTGCAAGACCCCCAGGTCATCATCTTAGATGAGGCGTCGTCGCGCCTCGACCCGGCCACCGAGCGCCTGATCGCGCAGGCCACCGCCAGCCTGCTCGCCAATCGGACCGGCCTTATCATCGCGCATCGGCTGGCAACCGTCGAGCGCGTGGATCGCATCCTGATCTTGGAAACAGGCCGCGTCGTAGAAGAAGGGCCACGCGCCGCGCTGGCGGCTGATCCTGGCACGCGCTACGCGCGCCTGCTGCGTACCGCTGATCGAGAGGAGCTGTTAGCGTGA
- the uvrA gene encoding excinuclease ABC subunit UvrA, which yields MTAHITIRGARLHNLKNVTLTIPKNQFVVLTGLSGSGKSTLGFDILHKEGQRQYLEALGMVAFGVAKPPVDVITGLSPSISIDQHLTNHSPRSTVGTTTEIYTYLRVLFARLGHRPCPTCGKTVPPSFDPSNAEWESESSADDASAPEETFPCPHCGAPIPEIGMAHFSFNKPAGACPTCTGLGSTHQANIKRLVDEQKSIPDGAVAGWDHHLHINYNIATLQAAAAHYGFAFDFSLPVKDYSQTQRDLLFFGVDNPLFRRHFPTIEPPTTVRQGRFEGITTNLLRRYAEHLHEHIHEADYHDKLEEFLVTQTCPDCAGTRLRPESRAVTVNGQTIIAVSRLSLGDLGAWLDALPAVLSPDEMIIAEPILIDLNEGIARLVEVGASYLTLERSSPTLSAGEAQRLRLASLLGSGLSGVLYVFDEPTIGLHHRDTRRLIDVLRRLRDLDNTVLVIEHDLEMISAADYVVDFGPGAGKHGGQVVAAGTPAEIAEQPGSLTGDYLAGRASFPAPQRRRAPTDKAITIRGARQHNLQNITVRLPLGLLVAVTGVSGSGKSSLVFDILDRAIRQRLYGSSDAPGEHDAIEGYEYLDKIITIDQNHIGRIPRSNAATYSDTFTPIREAFAATPEARRLGLSARHFSFNVPGGRCERCEGVGALTINMHFLPDVEVRCPACHGRRFTRETLTVRYRDHDISQVLDLTIEEALTLFKDVPAALSRLQVLSDVGLGYLQLGQPATTLSGGEAQRVKLAKELGRRVTGRTLYVLDEPTTGLHLADTARLLGVLQRLVDAGNTVIVVEHNLELVKAADWVIDLGPEGGAGGGKLIAQGTPEQITRTPGSYTGQSLREIVQ from the coding sequence ATGACTGCTCACATCACCATTCGTGGCGCTCGGCTGCATAACTTGAAAAATGTCACCCTTACGATCCCCAAGAACCAGTTCGTCGTCCTGACTGGCCTGTCCGGTTCGGGCAAATCCACCCTTGGGTTCGACATCCTGCACAAAGAAGGGCAGCGCCAGTACCTGGAGGCGCTCGGAATGGTTGCCTTTGGAGTGGCGAAGCCCCCGGTTGATGTCATCACCGGGCTTTCCCCATCAATCAGCATAGACCAGCATCTCACCAACCACAGCCCGCGCTCCACAGTTGGCACCACCACCGAAATCTATACCTATCTGCGCGTATTATTTGCTCGCCTGGGACACCGCCCCTGCCCAACCTGTGGAAAAACCGTCCCGCCTTCCTTCGACCCTTCCAACGCGGAATGGGAGAGCGAATCCAGCGCGGACGACGCATCCGCTCCAGAAGAAACTTTTCCCTGCCCACATTGCGGCGCGCCCATTCCAGAGATCGGCATGGCCCATTTTTCCTTTAATAAACCCGCCGGGGCCTGTCCAACCTGCACCGGCTTGGGCAGCACCCATCAGGCCAACATCAAGCGCCTGGTTGACGAGCAAAAGAGCATCCCTGATGGCGCCGTTGCCGGGTGGGACCACCATTTGCACATCAACTACAACATCGCCACCTTGCAGGCAGCCGCTGCGCATTACGGGTTCGCATTCGATTTCTCGCTTCCGGTCAAAGACTATAGCCAGACGCAGCGCGACCTGCTGTTCTTTGGGGTGGACAACCCGCTCTTTCGCCGCCACTTCCCAACTATCGAGCCGCCAACCACCGTCCGCCAGGGACGCTTCGAAGGCATCACCACCAATCTCCTGCGCCGCTACGCTGAACACCTCCACGAACACATCCACGAAGCCGATTACCACGACAAGCTGGAAGAATTCCTCGTCACCCAAACCTGCCCCGACTGTGCTGGCACGCGCCTGCGCCCTGAAAGCCGGGCCGTGACTGTCAACGGGCAGACCATCATCGCCGTCTCGCGCCTGTCGCTTGGCGACCTCGGCGCCTGGCTGGACGCTCTCCCTGCCGTTCTCAGCCCCGATGAAATGATCATCGCCGAACCTATCCTGATTGATCTGAACGAGGGCATCGCGCGGCTGGTCGAAGTCGGCGCCAGTTACCTGACCCTGGAACGCTCGTCGCCCACCCTCTCAGCCGGTGAGGCCCAGCGGCTGCGTCTGGCTTCTTTGCTTGGTTCGGGGTTGAGCGGCGTTCTGTACGTGTTCGACGAGCCAACCATCGGGCTGCACCACCGCGACACCCGCCGCCTGATTGACGTTTTGCGCCGCCTGCGCGATCTTGATAACACCGTCCTCGTCATCGAACACGACCTGGAAATGATCTCCGCCGCAGATTACGTGGTTGACTTCGGCCCAGGCGCGGGCAAACACGGCGGGCAGGTGGTCGCCGCCGGTACACCGGCTGAAATTGCCGAGCAGCCGGGGTCGCTCACCGGAGATTACCTGGCCGGGCGAGCATCCTTCCCTGCCCCACAGCGCCGCCGCGCGCCAACCGACAAAGCCATTACCATACGCGGCGCTCGCCAGCACAATCTCCAGAACATCACTGTGCGCCTACCGCTGGGCTTGCTGGTCGCTGTGACGGGCGTATCCGGGTCTGGCAAATCCTCGCTGGTATTCGACATCCTTGACCGCGCCATCCGCCAGCGCCTCTATGGTTCGAGCGACGCCCCCGGTGAACACGACGCTATCGAAGGCTACGAATATCTCGATAAGATCATCACCATTGATCAGAATCACATCGGGCGCATCCCGCGCTCGAACGCCGCAACCTATTCCGATACGTTTACCCCGATCCGCGAAGCATTTGCCGCTACTCCTGAAGCGCGCCGCCTTGGGTTATCTGCCCGCCACTTCTCGTTCAACGTCCCAGGTGGGCGCTGCGAGCGATGCGAAGGCGTCGGCGCCCTGACCATCAACATGCACTTCCTGCCTGACGTAGAAGTGCGCTGCCCGGCCTGTCACGGACGCCGCTTCACCCGCGAGACGCTGACCGTGCGTTACCGTGATCACGACATTTCCCAGGTACTCGATCTCACCATTGAAGAAGCCTTGACGCTGTTCAAGGATGTTCCCGCTGCCCTCTCCCGCCTCCAGGTGCTATCCGACGTTGGCCTGGGCTATCTCCAGCTTGGGCAACCCGCCACCACACTTTCAGGCGGCGAAGCCCAGCGCGTCAAGCTGGCGAAGGAACTGGGCCGCCGTGTCACTGGTCGCACCCTGTATGTACTCGACGAACCTACCACCGGCCTGCACCTGGCCGATACCGCGCGTTTGCTGGGGGTGCTCCAACGCCTCGTGGATGCAGGCAACACCGTGATAGTCGTGGAGCATAATCTGGAATTGGTAAAGGCAGCCGATTGGGTCATTGACCTTGGGCCGGAAGGCGGCGCGGGGGGCGGCAAACTGATCGCTCAGGGAACTCCCGAACAGATCACCAGAACCCCTGGTTCATACACCGGCCAGAGCTTGAGGGAAATAGTGCAGTAG
- a CDS encoding DUF6220 domain-containing protein, with protein MQPTSEKRAGIHPLVLGARYGFLVVAWLFMLAVVAQFFLIGLSFFTTLGFEPHIELGHTFSLLIIVLFLLSLAARLPLKIVGLIALLFVLYGLQYVFAEVAQANPSSLGWLFAFHPVNALIIFGLGTFLVRQARQFLPRPLGTLASAQPPAAQVPAGAEVAGD; from the coding sequence ATGCAGCCCACATCAGAAAAGCGCGCGGGCATCCATCCCCTGGTCCTGGGCGCGCGCTATGGCTTTCTTGTTGTCGCCTGGCTGTTTATGCTGGCTGTGGTCGCGCAGTTCTTCTTGATCGGCCTCAGCTTCTTCACCACGCTGGGCTTTGAGCCACATATCGAATTGGGCCACACGTTTTCTCTCCTGATCATTGTCCTGTTTTTGCTGTCCCTGGCCGCGCGGCTCCCGCTCAAGATCGTTGGGTTGATCGCGCTGCTGTTCGTCCTCTATGGCTTGCAGTATGTGTTTGCGGAGGTTGCTCAGGCTAACCCCAGCAGCCTGGGATGGTTGTTTGCGTTCCATCCCGTCAACGCGCTGATTATCTTCGGGCTGGGTACGTTCCTGGTGCGACAGGCGCGGCAGTTTCTGCCGAGGCCGTTGGGGACACTGGCGAGCGCGCAGCCGCCAGCCGCGCAGGTTCCCGCAGGCGCGGAAGTCGCTGGCGATTAA
- the ung gene encoding uracil-DNA glycosylase: MKLPLPDGWQPLLADELEKPYFKKLQAFVDEERHTQTVFPPEEDVFSALALTPYAQVNVFLLGQDPYHDDHQAHGLCFSVRPGIKPPPSLANMFVELRNDVGFRVPNNGSLVPWAKQGILLLNAVLTVRAHQANSHKNHGWETFTDAVIRRVNEKSEPVIFVLWGAYAQKKTALIDTSRHTIIQSAHPSPLSARNGFFGSKPFSKINAALCANGKPEIDWQLPDL, from the coding sequence ATGAAGTTACCGCTTCCCGATGGCTGGCAGCCGCTGCTGGCTGATGAATTGGAGAAACCCTACTTCAAGAAGCTGCAAGCGTTTGTGGACGAGGAACGCCACACGCAGACCGTTTTTCCCCCGGAAGAAGATGTTTTTTCAGCCCTGGCGCTGACTCCCTACGCGCAGGTGAATGTGTTCCTGCTGGGTCAGGATCCCTATCACGATGATCATCAGGCGCACGGACTCTGTTTTTCGGTGCGCCCAGGCATCAAGCCGCCGCCGTCGCTGGCGAACATGTTTGTCGAACTGCGCAACGATGTGGGCTTTCGCGTACCCAACAACGGCTCTCTGGTTCCCTGGGCGAAACAGGGCATCTTGCTGCTGAACGCGGTGCTGACGGTTCGGGCGCATCAGGCCAATTCCCACAAAAATCACGGCTGGGAAACCTTTACCGATGCCGTGATTCGTAGGGTCAACGAAAAAAGCGAGCCAGTGATCTTTGTCCTGTGGGGGGCTTACGCGCAAAAGAAGACCGCGTTGATTGATACCAGCAGGCACACGATCATCCAGTCCGCGCATCCGTCGCCGCTTTCGGCGCGCAACGGGTTCTTTGGCAGCAAGCCCTTCTCGAAGATCAACGCGGCCTTGTGCGCCAATGGCAAGCCAGAGATTGACTGGCAGCTTCCCGATCTCTAA
- a CDS encoding antibiotic biosynthesis monooxygenase family protein, which translates to MHTIKEITSFEIPAGKDEEFLKGWNEIAEQMRRAPGALSIHLHESLDPSAKFRFVAVTQWESSLLYEATRDQATRAFEALRRKMPFAAYPALYRLVVASAATPPPLAAFPVVG; encoded by the coding sequence ATGCACACCATCAAAGAGATTACGTCATTCGAGATACCAGCGGGGAAGGACGAGGAGTTTCTGAAAGGATGGAACGAAATCGCCGAGCAGATGCGGCGCGCCCCAGGCGCTCTGTCAATCCACCTGCACGAAAGTCTGGACCCATCGGCAAAGTTTCGCTTTGTGGCGGTCACTCAATGGGAATCGTCGCTGCTCTATGAAGCGACCAGGGACCAGGCGACCAGAGCCTTTGAGGCGCTGCGCCGGAAGATGCCCTTCGCCGCCTACCCGGCGCTCTATCGCCTGGTTGTCGCCTCGGCAGCGACTCCGCCCCCACTCGCAGCCTTCCCGGTAGTCGGATAG